One stretch of Clostridium estertheticum DNA includes these proteins:
- a CDS encoding ComEC/Rec2 family competence protein, producing MRNMKKNLIFVFGLFLIFGLIGCTSTSKNTAAISSVVGAGELKVHFIDVGQADSILVQQGNSNMLIDAGNNGDAQTIKSYLNSQGVKSLDVVVGTHVHEDHIGSMDYIINSFQVGKVFFPKQTSTTNIFKSFVSAVKNKGLKLTAPSVGSTFKIGEATITILAPNGSDCEDPNDYSIVVKVTFKSTSFLLTGDAEAVSESQMLSKGLDLSATVLKVGHHGSKSSTGQGFLDKVNPKYAVISVGQGNSYGHPAQNTMNRLKAKGIAVYRTDENGTIVATSDGNKVKFNTNQGSYNGIDSGSAKITTTQASSQDQSVTVYASKTGTKYHVDGCSSLSKSKIPISLSDAKSKGLTPCSKCKPPQ from the coding sequence ATGAGAAACATGAAAAAAAATCTAATTTTTGTTTTTGGGTTATTCCTTATTTTTGGCTTAATTGGATGCACAAGTACGTCTAAAAATACCGCTGCTATATCTAGCGTAGTAGGGGCAGGCGAACTTAAAGTTCACTTTATAGATGTAGGCCAGGCGGATAGTATTTTAGTACAGCAAGGCAATTCAAATATGCTTATTGATGCAGGCAATAACGGTGATGCTCAAACTATTAAAAGTTACTTAAATAGTCAAGGCGTTAAATCTCTAGATGTCGTAGTTGGTACTCATGTACATGAGGATCACATAGGAAGCATGGACTATATTATAAATTCATTCCAGGTAGGAAAAGTGTTTTTTCCAAAACAGACTTCAACTACTAATATATTTAAAAGTTTTGTAAGTGCAGTGAAAAACAAAGGTTTAAAATTAACAGCGCCATCGGTAGGTAGTACATTTAAAATAGGGGAGGCTACTATTACAATATTAGCGCCCAATGGATCGGACTGTGAGGATCCAAATGATTATTCTATAGTTGTAAAAGTTACTTTTAAAAGTACATCATTTTTACTAACCGGTGATGCAGAAGCTGTTTCAGAAAGCCAAATGTTATCAAAAGGGCTAGATCTATCAGCAACAGTACTTAAGGTAGGGCATCATGGAAGTAAATCTTCTACAGGTCAAGGGTTTTTAGATAAAGTAAACCCTAAGTATGCTGTGATAAGTGTTGGTCAAGGAAATAGCTATGGACATCCCGCACAAAATACTATGAATAGACTAAAGGCCAAGGGTATAGCAGTTTATAGAACTGATGAGAATGGAACTATAGTAGCTACAAGTGATGGTAATAAAGTGAAATTTAATACTAATCAAGGTAGTTATAATGGCATAGACTCAGGGTCTGCAAAAATCACAACAACACAAGCTTCTAGTCAAGATCAGAGTGTAACTGTATACGCTAGTAAAACGGGAACCAAATACCACGTAGATGGATGCTCATCTTTAAGTAAAAGTAAAATACCAATAAGCTTAAGTGATGCAAAATCAAAAGGATTAACTCCATGTAGTAAATGTAAACCACCACAATGA
- a CDS encoding DUF2922 domain-containing protein, translated as MNKLVMRFLTTIEGKYFTLSVDDIKANDKGPTITEAEVNALMDLVIAKNIFLSTSGDLTGKKDAKIVTTDTNTITVA; from the coding sequence ATGAATAAATTAGTTATGAGATTTTTAACTACTATTGAGGGTAAGTATTTTACGTTAAGTGTAGATGACATTAAAGCTAATGATAAGGGACCTACTATAACAGAAGCTGAGGTAAATGCTCTTATGGATTTAGTTATTGCAAAAAACATTTTTCTATCAACTAGTGGTGATTTAACTGGAAAGAAAGATGCTAAAATAGTTACTACTGATACAAATACAATTACAGTAGCATAG
- a CDS encoding replication initiation protein has protein sequence MDKNYIVTKSNNLINCNYDLSLQEQKIILTLASMVQPQDENFKPYIFKIKDFMKLLGIDNKSKYTEIPKITKELMQKVFEIKKGNKVTQLAWLSSAEYEKGTGMVELEFSPKLKPYMLGLKEFYTSYKLDNVLSLKSKYSVRLYEILKSNLYRKYIEIEVEEFKNMVGSKEKAYNIYNNFKNRILIRAQKELIEKTDIKFDFEEIKTGRKVTSIKFIITSNKVSNEIAASLEKINPKLQQNMDDINRIKEIINEPIKDIDALKLFEIAKGDINIIKEKYSYSAAVPKIGNMVGWIIDAIKNDYKSPKGKVNKFNEYEQREYDFKELEKKLLGWK, from the coding sequence GTGGACAAGAATTATATAGTAACTAAAAGTAATAATTTAATTAATTGTAATTATGATTTAAGTTTACAAGAGCAAAAAATCATTTTAACATTAGCTTCAATGGTTCAACCCCAAGACGAGAATTTTAAGCCTTATATCTTTAAGATAAAAGATTTTATGAAGCTCTTGGGCATTGATAATAAATCAAAATATACAGAAATACCTAAGATAACAAAAGAATTAATGCAAAAGGTATTTGAAATAAAAAAAGGGAATAAAGTAACACAATTAGCCTGGTTATCAAGTGCAGAATATGAGAAAGGAACTGGAATGGTTGAACTTGAATTTAGTCCTAAATTGAAACCTTATATGTTAGGGTTAAAAGAATTTTATACAAGTTATAAGCTTGATAATGTTTTAAGTTTAAAAAGCAAATATTCAGTAAGGTTGTATGAAATTTTAAAAAGTAATTTATATAGAAAATATATCGAAATTGAAGTAGAAGAATTTAAAAATATGGTAGGATCTAAAGAGAAAGCATATAATATTTATAATAATTTTAAGAACAGGATATTAATAAGGGCACAGAAGGAACTTATAGAAAAAACAGATATAAAATTTGATTTTGAAGAAATAAAGACCGGTAGGAAAGTAACTTCAATTAAATTTATAATAACAAGCAATAAAGTTAGCAATGAAATAGCAGCTTCATTAGAAAAAATCAACCCAAAGTTACAACAAAATATGGATGATATTAACCGCATAAAAGAAATTATAAATGAACCAATAAAAGATATTGACGCACTTAAATTATTTGAAATTGCAAAGGGAGACATAAACATAATCAAAGAAAAATATAGTTATTCAGCGGCAGTACCTAAGATTGGAAACATGGTTGGTTGGATTATTGATGCAATAAAAAATGATTATAAGTCTCCTAAAGGAAAAGTTAATAAATTCAATGAGTATGAGCAGAGAGAATATGATTTTAAAGAATTGGAAAAGAAGCTGCTAGGATGGAAATAA
- a CDS encoding ParA family protein: MIISIFNQKGGCGKSTTTINLGAALAKLGKKVLVVDMDAQANTTNGVGIDDEELEVTIYDLLISKKVTYEKIKEVIKKTPYENLECLPSDIQLSNAEIELASAMSRETILKKIIDKIKNDYDYILIDSPPSLGLLSVNSLVASDKLIIPVNTSYFSVKGIKHLMSTFNLVKDNLNEKLEIIGVLITMFSSRKTIAKNIRESLIEVFGDKVFDSVIRVDSKIEYSQDVQSPVIYFNNKCNAFNDYMSLSKEILNYEQK; this comes from the coding sequence ATGATAATAAGTATATTTAATCAAAAGGGTGGCTGTGGTAAATCTACTACAACTATAAATTTAGGTGCGGCACTAGCAAAGCTTGGTAAAAAAGTTCTAGTAGTTGATATGGATGCACAAGCCAATACTACTAATGGAGTTGGAATTGATGATGAAGAATTGGAGGTAACTATCTATGATCTTTTAATTTCTAAAAAAGTTACCTATGAAAAAATTAAAGAAGTTATTAAAAAAACTCCTTATGAAAACTTAGAGTGTTTACCATCAGACATACAACTCTCAAATGCCGAAATAGAACTCGCTAGTGCTATGAGTCGTGAAACTATTTTAAAAAAGATTATTGATAAAATAAAAAATGATTATGATTATATTTTAATTGATTCCCCACCAAGTTTAGGGCTACTTAGTGTAAATAGCCTTGTGGCTAGTGATAAGCTTATTATACCAGTCAACACTTCATATTTTTCTGTTAAAGGTATTAAGCATTTAATGAGTACATTTAATTTAGTAAAGGACAATTTAAATGAAAAGCTTGAAATTATAGGGGTACTAATAACTATGTTTTCTAGTAGAAAAACTATTGCTAAAAATATCAGAGAAAGTCTTATAGAAGTGTTTGGAGATAAGGTTTTTGATAGTGTAATTAGGGTTGATAGTAAAATAGAGTACAGTCAAGATGTACAGTCACCAGTGATTTATTTTAATAATAAGTGTAATGCTTTTAATGATTATATGAGCTTAAGTAAGGAGATTTTAAATTATGAGCAAAAATAG
- a CDS encoding type II TA system antitoxin MqsA family protein: MKNIFCTNCNEKVNYSIRKNIIQKYKGQSVNIEENIATCDVCGKDIFVIDIENDNLKRLYAKYGELTGTITSEEVIKFREKYNLSQRELVSLLGWGKMTINRYERGALPSKSHSDILKDIITSEEKFKQKVTEAYESTRINEKNYNKITSYFQSSKKNMVKSLLESELKHDEDILNGFRKFEIERVENLISYIADKVDNLYKTSLNKYLWFIDFENFKENVRSITGLRYVKQQYGPVIEKKGYEEIINLLDDKFYKEETEDNYNNSITTKLKSKKNYDMSIYDQEEMDVIDAVIKRFKDISCSKISDESHKESGWIKNDTDNIISYDYAEELKMEF; encoded by the coding sequence ATGAAAAATATCTTTTGCACTAATTGTAATGAAAAGGTGAATTATTCTATAAGGAAAAATATTATACAAAAATATAAAGGTCAGAGCGTAAATATTGAAGAGAACATTGCTACTTGCGATGTGTGTGGCAAGGATATTTTTGTGATTGACATTGAAAATGATAACTTAAAAAGGCTTTACGCGAAATACGGGGAACTTACAGGTACAATAACTTCAGAAGAAGTTATCAAATTCAGAGAAAAATATAATTTATCTCAAAGAGAGCTTGTTTCATTACTTGGATGGGGAAAGATGACGATTAACAGATATGAAAGAGGTGCTCTGCCAAGTAAGAGTCACAGCGATATTTTAAAAGATATTATAACAAGTGAAGAAAAATTTAAACAAAAGGTTACAGAGGCCTATGAATCCACAAGAATAAATGAAAAAAATTATAATAAGATAACAAGCTATTTTCAAAGTTCTAAAAAAAATATGGTTAAGTCATTGCTTGAAAGCGAATTAAAACATGATGAAGACATATTAAATGGATTCAGAAAGTTTGAAATTGAGAGAGTTGAGAATCTTATAAGCTATATTGCAGATAAAGTTGATAATTTATATAAAACCAGTTTAAATAAATATTTGTGGTTTATTGATTTTGAGAACTTTAAAGAAAATGTAAGATCTATTACGGGATTAAGATATGTAAAACAACAATATGGACCTGTTATCGAAAAGAAAGGTTATGAAGAGATAATTAACTTACTTGATGATAAATTTTATAAAGAAGAAACTGAGGACAATTACAATAATTCTATAACCACTAAGTTAAAAAGTAAAAAAAATTATGATATGTCTATATATGATCAGGAAGAAATGGATGTTATAGATGCTGTTATAAAAAGGTTTAAGGATATTAGCTGTAGCAAAATATCTGATGAGTCTCATAAAGAGTCTGGGTGGATTAAGAATGATACAGACAATATAATTTCTTATGATTATGCCGAAGAATTGAAAATGGAGTTTTAA
- a CDS encoding ABC transporter permease, whose product MINIIVTEFQKLKRYSILWVGTVAVLFSALLAAFQQTSIKGHEMLQYENYANSVIWNNFSMAFPFMIVLIGGYIINREYVDHTLKNMLTVPITFRKLLTGKLITVGLVIALYGFFSFICTFILGMLFCHGNMSPSLVAKSFLQLVGMGFCCYLAVLPIIIFFSRKQNGFLAGVGIAFVYGFCGIFIAGKNLTDYYPITAGLGIIKFTGDGTLTFNVSLEIVIMLFMITLSIVMLLCMKGYKDGVAMPKNKGKKHAVRRT is encoded by the coding sequence ATGATTAATATAATTGTTACAGAGTTTCAAAAGCTCAAACGCTACAGCATTCTTTGGGTCGGCACTGTGGCAGTGCTATTTTCAGCACTTTTAGCAGCTTTTCAGCAAACCAGCATAAAAGGTCATGAAATGCTGCAGTATGAGAATTATGCGAACAGCGTCATATGGAACAACTTCAGCATGGCTTTCCCATTTATGATTGTTCTGATAGGAGGCTACATAATAAACCGTGAGTACGTTGATCATACATTGAAAAATATGTTGACTGTGCCTATTACATTTCGTAAATTGTTGACTGGGAAACTGATTACGGTTGGACTTGTGATTGCATTGTACGGCTTCTTTAGCTTTATATGCACATTCATCCTGGGGATGCTATTTTGTCATGGGAATATGTCACCATCTCTTGTAGCAAAATCGTTCTTACAACTCGTTGGGATGGGATTTTGTTGTTATCTGGCCGTGTTACCAATCATCATATTTTTTAGTCGAAAACAAAACGGGTTTCTTGCCGGGGTCGGAATAGCATTTGTTTATGGCTTTTGTGGTATCTTTATCGCGGGTAAAAATTTGACCGATTATTACCCTATTACCGCTGGTCTTGGAATTATTAAATTTACGGGAGATGGCACTCTTACCTTTAATGTTTCATTGGAAATTGTTATCATGCTCTTTATGATAACTCTATCAATAGTTATGTTGCTTTGTATGAAAGGTTATAAGGATGGAGTCGCAATGCCAAAAAACAAGGGGAAGAAACATGCAGTTAGACGAACATAG
- a CDS encoding glucosaminidase domain-containing protein, translating into MDKTQIIESLIPGALLTYEKYNILPSLTIAQAILETGWLQYVKGNNIFGIKWTKGCGYEVQEFNTHEFINGVSTPMVCMFRKYDTLGDSILDHGKLLSFSRYKSVITSKNYKEACQNVYSSGYCTDEEYPEKLIAIIEQNKLYLYDCAPRSENTTDEDIKYLQKCLNSMKIKDINNNVLVVDGASGPLTIGTIKKLQQILNLSIDGICGPEVLSGVKTIMEKPLCSIESTEYKTAIRYIQWRTGSAIDGIYGDETVGLVKEYQQTNSLVIDGIVGDGTWQSLLS; encoded by the coding sequence ATGGACAAAACCCAAATAATAGAAAGCCTAATCCCAGGAGCTTTACTAACCTACGAGAAATACAACATACTTCCCTCATTAACCATAGCTCAGGCAATACTCGAAACAGGCTGGCTGCAATATGTTAAAGGGAATAACATCTTTGGTATCAAATGGACAAAAGGCTGCGGATACGAAGTTCAAGAATTTAACACTCATGAATTTATAAATGGAGTAAGCACTCCCATGGTGTGCATGTTTAGAAAGTATGACACGCTGGGTGACAGCATCCTGGACCATGGAAAGCTTTTAAGCTTTAGCAGGTACAAATCTGTAATAACATCTAAAAACTACAAGGAAGCTTGCCAGAACGTCTATAGCTCTGGCTACTGTACTGACGAGGAGTACCCTGAAAAACTAATAGCTATAATTGAGCAAAATAAACTTTATCTTTATGACTGCGCTCCTAGATCTGAAAACACAACTGATGAAGATATTAAATATCTACAAAAATGCTTAAACTCTATGAAAATAAAAGATATAAATAATAATGTTTTAGTTGTAGACGGAGCCAGTGGACCATTAACCATAGGTACTATTAAAAAGCTCCAGCAAATACTTAACCTTTCTATCGACGGTATATGTGGACCTGAAGTATTATCTGGAGTTAAAACTATTATGGAAAAGCCCCTATGCAGCATTGAGTCTACAGAATATAAAACAGCTATAAGATATATCCAATGGAGAACTGGCAGCGCTATCGATGGTATTTATGGAGATGAAACCGTAGGGCTTGTTAAAGAATATCAACAAACCAATAGCTTAGTTATTGATGGAATTGTCGGTGACGGTACTTGGCAAAGCTTACTCTCTTAA
- a CDS encoding PadR family transcriptional regulator has protein sequence MEIDKEVLKGHIDSIIISLINEESMYGYALAKKVRDISDNKFELKEGTLYLSLKRLDKNKLIESYWDNDQIGGVKRKYYKITNNGRMHLNNKIKEWKFMKNIIDKFLGSGGGNNYDE, from the coding sequence TTGGAAATAGATAAAGAAGTTTTGAAGGGCCATATTGATAGCATTATTATTAGTCTTATAAATGAAGAATCTATGTATGGTTATGCATTGGCAAAAAAAGTGAGAGACATAAGTGACAATAAATTTGAACTAAAGGAAGGGACGTTGTATTTATCACTTAAACGATTAGACAAAAACAAACTTATTGAATCCTATTGGGATAATGATCAAATTGGAGGAGTAAAAAGAAAATACTACAAAATTACTAATAATGGTAGAATGCATCTTAACAATAAAATAAAAGAATGGAAGTTTATGAAAAATATTATTGATAAGTTTTTAGGAAGTGGAGGAGGCAATAATTATGATGAATAG
- a CDS encoding DUF3006 domain-containing protein, whose protein sequence is MKVIINRFEGSYAVCEKEDKTMMDINSIDLPFEAKEGDVLVLDNNIITIDVEETKKRHRDIQILTDDLWE, encoded by the coding sequence ATGAAAGTAATTATTAATAGATTTGAAGGTTCATATGCGGTGTGTGAAAAAGAAGATAAAACTATGATGGATATTAACAGTATTGACTTGCCTTTTGAAGCTAAAGAGGGCGATGTACTTGTTCTTGATAACAATATAATTACTATTGATGTAGAGGAAACTAAAAAAAGACATAGAGATATCCAGATATTAACTGATGATTTATGGGAGTAA
- a CDS encoding ABC transporter permease, translating to MRVLLDLIICEFAKIKRQRFILFSMLAACLFPIPMTVLVAKDHLDFEQLFRLVVMFGHFLLLPCVLSVVASILFFMERDSDMLKNLITVPVPKTKLVLAKLTVLLIVAVLYSIAGLGATIIGGLIVGTVEGIVFKLGLSVILGIMFFVSVLPVIILIVYFNKSYILSTIIAFIYSIFNFGIALNMMNFAPNSVFISVLPASVIMRWWMSSWSGLTVENATLRKPYMLSTPVCAGILFLIAVISILLISITYKKQED from the coding sequence GTGAGGGTATTGCTTGATTTAATAATATGCGAATTTGCTAAAATCAAACGGCAGCGGTTTATTCTATTTTCCATGTTAGCAGCCTGTCTCTTTCCTATACCTATGACAGTATTAGTAGCAAAAGACCATCTGGATTTTGAGCAGCTTTTTAGGCTAGTTGTTATGTTCGGACATTTTCTTCTTTTGCCATGCGTACTAAGTGTGGTGGCGAGCATCTTGTTTTTTATGGAGAGAGACAGCGACATGCTAAAAAATCTGATAACCGTACCGGTTCCTAAAACCAAACTCGTACTAGCAAAGCTGACCGTGTTATTGATTGTAGCTGTGCTATATTCTATAGCCGGTTTAGGTGCTACGATCATCGGCGGATTAATTGTGGGTACCGTAGAAGGAATAGTTTTTAAATTGGGACTAAGCGTCATCCTTGGTATCATGTTCTTTGTGTCAGTCCTTCCCGTTATCATTCTCATTGTCTATTTTAATAAAAGCTATATTCTCTCCACCATAATTGCTTTCATTTATTCTATTTTCAATTTTGGTATAGCACTTAATATGATGAATTTTGCCCCTAATAGTGTTTTCATTAGTGTGTTGCCTGCTTCAGTCATTATGCGTTGGTGGATGTCCTCTTGGAGTGGACTCACCGTAGAAAACGCTACACTTAGAAAACCATATATGTTATCCACTCCTGTTTGTGCGGGCATACTTTTTTTAATAGCGGTAATATCGATTTTGCTGATTTCAATAACATACAAAAAGCAGGAAGATTAG
- a CDS encoding tyrosine-type recombinase/integrase gives MKTVEPIRDLRTIRSMRAYLRDQSLRNELLFILGINVGLRISDILKLTFDDVLNFKTMSAKEYVIITEKKTSKTKKFYIGTIVSKLIEGYAATLEEVLPDMYVFCSKKSENKPISRQHAWYILNNAAEMIGIVERDYTGKIISGEIGTHTMRKTFGYHAYTSGTTIELLMDIFNHSSKTQTLRYIGITEDQKKDVYMSSNLG, from the coding sequence ATGAAAACTGTAGAACCTATAAGAGATCTACGAACCATAAGAAGTATGAGAGCATATTTAAGAGATCAAAGTCTTCGCAATGAACTATTATTTATTCTTGGAATAAATGTTGGCCTTCGAATAAGTGATATTTTAAAATTAACCTTTGATGATGTCCTGAACTTTAAGACCATGAGTGCTAAAGAATATGTAATCATCACAGAAAAGAAAACCTCAAAAACCAAAAAGTTTTACATAGGTACCATAGTAAGTAAACTAATTGAAGGTTATGCTGCTACTTTGGAAGAAGTGTTACCAGATATGTATGTATTCTGTAGTAAAAAATCAGAGAACAAACCAATATCTCGCCAGCATGCCTGGTATATATTAAATAATGCCGCAGAAATGATAGGAATAGTTGAAAGAGACTATACCGGAAAAATAATATCCGGAGAAATAGGTACCCATACGATGCGCAAAACTTTCGGTTACCACGCTTATACCAGTGGAACAACTATAGAGCTGTTAATGGATATATTTAATCATTCCTCTAAAACACAAACTTTAAGATATATAGGCATAACAGAAGATCAAAAAAAGGATGTTTATATGAGCAGCAACTTGGGATAA
- a CDS encoding DUF1659 domain-containing protein: MAVISTKVSSILKLTMKTGIDENGKDEFATKSLGNVKVNAVDADIFAVGQAISKIKTYPLVGIDRQDQYSLVTE; this comes from the coding sequence ATGGCCGTTATATCAACAAAGGTATCAAGTATTTTAAAACTTACAATGAAAACAGGCATAGACGAGAATGGCAAAGATGAATTTGCAACAAAAAGCCTAGGTAATGTAAAAGTTAATGCAGTGGATGCTGACATTTTTGCAGTAGGACAAGCTATCTCTAAGATCAAAACTTATCCATTGGTTGGAATAGATAGACAAGATCAGTATAGCCTAGTTACTGAATAG
- a CDS encoding ABC transporter ATP-binding protein, producing the protein MKDFVIETNNLTKQYGEQKSVANLNIHVKKGRIYGLLGRNGAGKTTTMKMLLGLTNPTAGEIHIFGKNIHKSEKKILSRIGSLIESPGFYPNLTGTENLKIIARLRGIPTRDAIKNALDVVGLSYMDKKLFSQYSLGMKQRLGIANAIMHDPELLILDEPINGLDPIGIAEVRDFLKRLSTEQGKTILISSHILSEMALLADDIGIIDNGVLLEEKSLAELQQKNSRYIHFIVTNASQASRILEVDFHTSNFHVDDNHNLRLYDTEIEVAAITRKWIENGIDVSEAHTKNDTLEDYFKNVTGGEGIA; encoded by the coding sequence TTGAAAGATTTTGTAATTGAGACAAATAATTTGACAAAACAGTACGGTGAACAAAAAAGTGTTGCCAATTTAAACATCCATGTGAAGAAAGGCAGAATTTATGGTTTACTCGGACGTAACGGTGCAGGAAAAACTACCACTATGAAGATGTTACTAGGCCTTACGAATCCTACAGCTGGAGAAATACACATTTTCGGAAAAAACATTCATAAAAGCGAAAAGAAAATTCTTTCCCGAATTGGAAGCCTTATTGAATCGCCAGGCTTTTATCCTAACCTCACTGGAACTGAAAACCTTAAAATTATTGCAAGGCTTCGTGGAATACCCACCCGTGATGCCATTAAGAATGCATTGGATGTGGTGGGGCTGTCTTATATGGATAAAAAACTGTTCTCACAGTATTCGCTTGGTATGAAACAGAGATTGGGCATTGCAAATGCTATTATGCATGATCCAGAGCTTTTAATTTTGGATGAACCCATCAACGGACTTGATCCCATCGGTATTGCGGAAGTCCGTGATTTCTTAAAACGGCTTAGTACGGAGCAGGGTAAAACAATTTTGATTTCTAGTCATATCTTATCAGAAATGGCTTTGCTTGCGGATGACATTGGTATCATCGATAACGGCGTTTTGCTGGAAGAAAAAAGTTTGGCGGAATTGCAGCAGAAAAATAGTAGATATATTCACTTCATTGTTACAAATGCATCCCAAGCTTCCCGGATTCTAGAGGTTGATTTCCACACTTCTAACTTTCATGTGGATGACAATCATAATTTACGGCTTTACGATACGGAAATTGAGGTAGCTGCCATTACCCGTAAATGGATAGAAAACGGTATCGATGTATCAGAAGCCCATACCAAAAATGATACGTTGGAGGATTACTTCAAAAATGTCACTGGAGGTGAGGGTATTGCTTGA
- a CDS encoding helix-turn-helix domain-containing protein, translated as MSICERIIKKREELGFTQTELAKRAGLKPPAISQYESGSRNPSYEALIKLSNALGVTIDYLMSGKEIEIASITDQSMKLLLRITQNLSIEKKDKLLEYALLLAQDNCTTIVPILNNAVDYAEYIFKNMNINTLPIDVYAIAKFLNITIYKQLIENGSEGLLVKGKENIIIINDGIKLESRRKFTIAILIGHAIIPWHTKNQYSIRKSGSSTLLTEDVHQMEAQDFAANLIMPKIHLQNVIKTGTSLENLKELADEKYEVSLTVLLNRLVESANDKYAMINSKNWSFTKSFPCKRPLVDRVQPNSKASTFFETPSMAEEVRKGMVPAKCWLGDAVDGETVYEESIYNPTYGAVLTLLTIK; from the coding sequence ATGTCGATATGTGAGCGAATTATTAAAAAACGAGAAGAATTGGGTTTTACTCAAACTGAACTTGCAAAAAGAGCGGGATTAAAGCCACCTGCAATTAGCCAATATGAATCAGGTTCGAGGAATCCATCCTATGAAGCTCTTATAAAATTATCAAATGCTTTAGGTGTTACTATAGATTATTTAATGTCTGGAAAAGAAATTGAAATTGCAAGCATAACAGATCAATCTATGAAGCTACTTTTAAGGATAACTCAAAACTTATCCATAGAAAAAAAGGATAAACTTTTAGAATATGCATTGCTTTTAGCGCAGGATAATTGTACTACGATTGTACCTATATTGAATAATGCAGTCGATTATGCTGAGTATATATTTAAAAACATGAATATAAACACACTCCCTATTGATGTCTATGCAATTGCAAAATTCCTGAATATAACAATTTACAAACAACTTATTGAAAATGGATCAGAGGGGCTGCTTGTCAAAGGAAAAGAAAATATAATTATTATTAATGACGGTATTAAACTTGAATCGAGAAGAAAATTCACCATCGCTATTTTAATTGGACATGCGATTATACCGTGGCATACGAAAAATCAATATAGTATTAGGAAATCTGGTTCGTCTACACTACTTACAGAAGACGTCCATCAAATGGAGGCTCAGGATTTTGCTGCTAATTTAATTATGCCTAAAATCCATTTACAGAATGTAATTAAAACCGGTACATCTCTAGAAAATTTAAAAGAACTCGCTGATGAAAAATATGAAGTGTCGCTAACTGTTTTGTTGAATAGACTGGTTGAATCTGCTAATGATAAATATGCTATGATTAATTCTAAAAATTGGTCATTCACAAAAAGTTTTCCTTGCAAAAGACCATTAGTAGATCGAGTTCAACCAAATAGCAAAGCGTCAACCTTCTTTGAAACTCCGAGTATGGCAGAAGAGGTTCGAAAAGGTATGGTACCTGCTAAATGCTGGCTTGGAGATGCCGTAGATGGTGAGACTGTTTATGAGGAATCTATATATAATCCGACCTATGGAGCGGTTTTAACTTTATTAACTATAAAGTAG